One genomic window of Anthonomus grandis grandis chromosome 3, icAntGran1.3, whole genome shotgun sequence includes the following:
- the LOC126734544 gene encoding short neuropeptide F-like, which translates to MNITSTIRVFSAFVCLLLLVANVTSAPSYSSDYDAGLRGLVEMLFDRVRESNMEDNGIGYHTVSRKAGRSPQLRLRFGKRMDPNYPISSTYLSAINDISADN; encoded by the exons ATGAATATCACGAGTACTATCAGGGTTTTTTCTGCGTTTGTCTGCCTACTGTTGCTTGTTGCCAATGTTACCTCGGCCCCATCTTATTCTTCTGATTACGATG ccGGCCTTAGAGGGTTAGTCGAGATGCTTTTCGACAGGGTAAGGGAAAGCAACATGGAGGACAATGGGATTGGATATCACACTGTCTCCAGAAAAGCCGGACGTTCGCCCCAATTGCGGCTTCGATTTGGAAAGCGTATGGATCCTAATTATCCa atttcaTCGACTTACTTGTCTGCTATTAATGATATCTCTGCTGACaactaa